A window of Nocardiopsis sp. Huas11 genomic DNA:
GATGCGGGCGCGGATGCCGGGGTAGTTGGCCTCGAGGTCGTCCAGGACGTCGGCCACGGTGCCGCCCTCGGCGGTCACCTCCGCGGCGTCGTTGGTGTAGGTGCGCAGGATGGTGGGCACGCGAACGCTGGCGCTCATGGTGTCGGTTCTTCCGTTCAGTGTGTGGTGTCGAGGACTGCGCCGGGTGGCGGTCGCGCTAGGCGAGACCGGCGGCGGTGAACGCGGCCAGGGACGGCTTGACCGTCGCGGTGACCCCGGCGTCGACGGCGTTCAGGGTCTTGAGCCCGTCGCCGGTGTTGAGCACCACGGTCTCGGCCTTGGTGTCGATCCGCCCCTCGCGCACCAGCTTGCGCAGCACGCCGGTGGTGACGCCGCCCGCGGTCTCGGCGAAGACGCCCTCGGTGCGGGCCAGCAGCCGGATCGCGTCGACGACCTCGTCGTCGCCCACGTGCTCGACGGACCCGCCGGTGCGCTTGGCGATGTCGAGCACGTAGGGCCCGTCCGCCGGGTTGCCGATGGCCAGCGACTTGGCGATGGTGTCGGGCTTGACCGGCTGGATCACGTCGTGGCCCTCCTCCCAGGCCTTGGCGACCGGGGAGCAGCCGGTGGCCTGCGCACCGAAGATCTTGTACGGCCGGTCCTCGACCAGGCCGAGCTTGATGAGCTCCTGGAAGCCCTTGTCGATCTTGGTGAGCTGGGACCCGGAGGCGATCGGGATGACGATCTGCTCGGGCAGGCGCCAGCCGAGCTGCTCGGCGATCTCGTAGGCCAGCGTCTTGGAGCCCTCGCCGTAGTACGGCCGCAGGTTGACGTTGACGAAGCCCCAGCCCTCGCCGATCGGGTCG
This region includes:
- the thrC gene encoding threonine synthase; its protein translation is MAITAAEPTSVRSFGPGTALSCRECGQRYELTPKFACEFCFGPLEVAYDFGTVTREDIESGPNNIWRYRSLLPVPTNVAELPNMNPGLTPLVRADRLAAELGFDSLHVKDDSGNPTHSFKDRVVAIAVEAARTFGFTTLSCSSTGNLAGAVGAAAARAGFESCVFIPAGLEEAKVVMAAVYGGKVVAIDGNYDDVNRFCSELIGDPIGEGWGFVNVNLRPYYGEGSKTLAYEIAEQLGWRLPEQIVIPIASGSQLTKIDKGFQELIKLGLVEDRPYKIFGAQATGCSPVAKAWEEGHDVIQPVKPDTIAKSLAIGNPADGPYVLDIAKRTGGSVEHVGDDEVVDAIRLLARTEGVFAETAGGVTTGVLRKLVREGRIDTKAETVVLNTGDGLKTLNAVDAGVTATVKPSLAAFTAAGLA
- a CDS encoding ubiquitin-like small modifier protein 1 encodes the protein MSASVRVPTILRTYTNDAAEVTAEGGTVADVLDDLEANYPGIRARILDDAGKVRRFVNVYVGDEDVRFEKGLQTEVADGAKISIIPAVAGGC